Proteins encoded together in one Acanthochromis polyacanthus isolate Apoly-LR-REF ecotype Palm Island chromosome 12, KAUST_Apoly_ChrSc, whole genome shotgun sequence window:
- the LOC110960249 gene encoding glucocorticoid modulatory element-binding protein 1-like isoform X2, whose protein sequence is MAGAEVTVSSRELMAVKEEEGECSGNNHKTQVILHLQPILHGVNDDTADTGTTVLAIEAHHDDSKAEGEEVEYGYPITCGDSRAVLLFKKFVCPGINIRCVKFNDQLISPKQFVHLAGKATLKDWKRAIRLGGVMLRKMMDSGQIDFYQHDTVCSNTCRSTKFDVLINSTRLPPGTSVQPSLSCLALDPAGGQVPPLTGDAHNAADVEEPLEEKFSATTEWSAGPLRLLKPTTANGHSAKRKRADTPDEVLSLWKGVADSGLMGEVLSSLQTELLTTFKGVELRSERANLQETDAVILNSLCEMFGLLDSVKQTLDLRRSRNEENKIHSSVYVLDEILEEQRKKSCDKSTIYKTSSLKHLRPQRQSQSNSQNLLSSVKTSSVIQPLSVPGLSAASYAQLTINPQLFTHFSALTGQHHRAGAGRTDRDGHGATLEREYEISEAGNQEKVHRLGQTGSEKKDTSGIHKEPGQRETVKFREDSGIRSDAAEETEGLHDIEKVIIGRKASKKHKSK, encoded by the exons ATGGCGGGTGCTGAGGTCACTGTGTCTTCAAGGGAACTGATGGCGgtgaaggaagaggagggggagtGCAGTGGCAACAACCATAAGACTCAAGTAATCCTGCACCTGCAGCCCATTCTGCACGG GGTAAATGATGACACTGCTGACACTGGAACTACAGTCCTGGCCATAGAGGCTCATCATG ATGACAGTAAAGCGGAAGGAGAGGAGGTTGAGTATGGCTACCCCATCACTTGTGGAGACAGCAGGGCGGTGCTGCTCTTCAAGAAGTTTGTGTGCCCTGGAATCAACATCCGATGTGTCAAA TTCAATGACCAGCTCATCAGTCCGAAGCAGTTTGTGCACTTGGCAGGAAAAGCCACTCTGAAGGACTGGAAACGGGCCATCAGACTGGGAGGGGTTATGCTCAG GAAAATGATGGACTCCGGCCAGATAGATTTCTACCAGCACGACACTGTATGCAGCAACACCTGCCGCAGCACTAAATTTGATGTGCTGATCAACAGCACACGGCTTCCTCCAGGGACCTCAGTGCAGCCGAGCCTGTCGTGTCTGGCTCTTGACCCTGCTGGAGGACAGGTGCCTCCCTTGACAG GAGATGCACACAATGCAGCAGATGTAGAGGAGCCTTTGGAGGAGAAGTTCAGTGCAACAACAGAGTGGAGCGCCGGTCCGCTGCGACTTCTGAAGCCCACAACAGCCAATGGACATTCTGCCAAGAGAAAGAGGGCTGACACGCCTG ACGAAGTATTGAGTCTGTGGAAGGGTGTGGCGGACTCTGGGCTGATGGGAGAGGTCCTGTCTAGTCTCCAGACTGAATTATTAACCACTTTTAAAGGAGTGGAGCTTCGCAGTGAGCGAGCCAACCTGCAGGAAACAG aTGCCGTCATCCTTAATTCCTTGTGTGAGATGTTTGGGCTTTTAGACTCAGTGAAGCAAACTCTGGACCTGAGGCGAAGCCGGAATGAGGAGAATAAAATCCACAGCAGTGTTTATG TGTTGGATGAGATcttggaggagcagaggaagaagagTTGCGATAAAAGCACAATTTACAAAACGTCATCATTAAAACACCTTCGCCCTCAACGTCAAAGCCAGTCAAACAGCCAGAACTTGCTGTCTTCCGTCAAAACAAGCTCAGTGATCCAGCCTCTCTCTGTTCCCGGCCTATCTGCTGCATCTTACGCTCAGCTCACAATAAACCCTCAGCTATTTACCCACTTTTCTGCTCTCACCGGCCAACATCATCGAGCCGGAGCCGGCAGGACGGACAGGGACGGCCACGGTGCCACGCTGGAGAGGGAGTACGAGATCAGTGAGGCAGGAAACCAGGAGAAGGTTCACCGGCTGGGACAGACGGGCAGCGAGAAGAAAGACACCTCAGGGATCCACAAAGAGCCTGGACAGAGAGAGACTGTGAAGTTTCGGGAAGACTCGGGAATTAGAAGCGACGCGGCAGAGGAGACAGAAGGCTTGCATGACATTGAAAAGGTGATTATAGGGAGGAAGGCATCAAAGAAACATAAAAGTAAGTGA
- the si:dkey-34d22.1 gene encoding discoidin, CUB and LCCL domain-containing protein 1, giving the protein MLLTSPNIGNTVKPTLAGFWIIFSVCFGCVYGQEGNGCGHTLLGTESGTLSSQNYPGTYPSNTWCKWRLRVPEGRTLRLLFGDFDIETSPGCSNGSMVITDKNGEHSLGTVCGKLDAAQKNVMLKSNEATVIFKSGPHRSGRGFLLSYTTDQNPDLISCLQRGSHFSSQHLSVYCPAGCKNVTGDVWGSSEQGYRDTSVLCKSAVHAGATSDSLGGRVTVNRGRSLTLYESTFANGILSKMGSLSEKKLLFSQECNNILAVSGLNASSFWDKNSEEHRMFWSSSNMDTSHEFLLWAAGSSDPNPWVEMELSDRSTVTGIITTGSNQYYIESYILFFSKDRKNWKLYKGALSKEKKVFQAYTDGHLRVLNSLFPPAVARFVRLQPLSWHGRASAQLQVVGCPTAKFTPRSRPPAESPSIKVGVDTPRPSSPPTPTEGPVIMETTLSSSQPMIVAIGVVLGLLMCGSCLLAGVWWKRRKKDSQMKYSLPTSSQGFKAKSLPCPQSELISYPLERNIHDALPNPPLNDYAEPALSAIGQKVGSTFRPSSDEGYTTPFTCSHYDTPGNLPEYAEPLPPEPEYATPFGDQPSESSLTTLSGISHTNTHGPSTGARTTPSHSQYDCPSHRMLFNGYCTPALHASGPRPVSAIYAEPKSSDSLLQKHTYEEPL; this is encoded by the exons ATGCTCCTTACGAGCCCAAACATCGGGAATACCGTGAAGCCCACCCTCGCCggtttctggatcatttttagCGTCTGTTTCGGATGTGTATACGGCCAGGAGG GTAATGGCTGTGGACACACGTTGCTGGGAACCGAGTCGGGCACTTTATCCTCTCAGAACTACCCAGGCACCTACCCCAGCAACACCTGGTGCAAGTGGAGGCTTCGAGTGCCGGAGGGTCGGACGCTCCGACTGCTGTTTGGAGATTTCGACATCGAGACCAGTCCAGGCTGCAGCAATGGCTCTATGGTGATCACAGACAAAAACGGAGAGCACAGCCTGG gTACGGTTTGCGGGAAGCTTGATGCGGCACAGAAGAACGTGATGCTTAAAAGTAATGAAGCGACAGTAATATTTAAGTCGGGCCCACATCGTTCTGGACGAGGGTTTCTACTTTCATACACCACAGACCAGAATCCAG atcTCATTTCTTGTTTACAACGAGGATCTCATTTTAGCTCGCAGCATTTGAG CGTGTACTGCCCTGCTGGGTGTAAGAATGTCACTGGGGACGTGTGGGGGAGCTCTGAGCAGGGTTACAGAGAT ACCTCAGTCCTGTGCAAGTCTGCAGTCCACGCCGGAGCTACATCTGATAGTTTGGGAGGTCGCGTCACTGTGAATCGTGGGAGAAGCCTTACGCTCTATGAATCCACCTTTGCCAATGGAATCCTCTCAAAAAT GGGATCGTTATCGGAAAAGAAGCTGCTTTTCAGCCAAG AATGTAACAACATCCTGGCTGTTTCTGGTTTAAATGCCTCATCTTTCTGGGATAAAAACAGCGAAGAGCACAGAATGTTCTGGTCCTCCAGCAACATGGACACCAGCCATGAGTTCCTACTCTGGGCAGCAGGCAGCAGCGATCCAAATCCATGGGTGGAGATGGAGCTGAGCGATAGAAGCACTGTCACag gaataATAACAACAGGATCAAATCAGTACTACATAGAATCCTACATTCTGTTTTTCAGCAAGGACAGAAAGAACTGGAAGCTTTACAAAGGTGCtctgagcaaagaaaaaaag GTGTTTCAGGCCTACACCGATGGCCACCTCAGGGTGCTCAACAGCTTGTTTCCTCCTGCGGTGGCCCGATTTGTTCGGCTACAGCCTCTGAGCTGGCATGGAAGAGCCTCAGCTCAGTTACAAGTTGTGGGCTGCCCCACTGCAAAGTTCACACCGAGGTCACGCCCACCCGCAG AATCTCCATCCATCAAAGTTGGCGTGGATACACCGCGCCCGAGCTCCCCTCCCACCCCCACAGAAGGCCCGGTGATAATGGAAACAACACTAA GCTCCAGTCAGCCAATGATCGTGGCCATAGGAGTGGTCCTGGGGCTGCTAATGTGCGGGAGTTGTTTGCTGGCTGGAGTCTGGTGGAAGCGAAG gaaaaaagattcacaaaTGAAGTACTCCTTACCCACAA GTTCTCAAGGTTTCAAGGCAAAGAGTCTCCCCTGTCCACAATCTGAGCTCATCTCCTACCCTTTGGAGCGAAATATCCACGATGCTCTACCCAACCCTCCTCTTAACG ATTATGCCGAACCTGCTCTTTCAGCTATTGGACAGAAGGTTGGGTCAACATTTAGACCTTCGTCAGATGAGGGCTACACCACCCCCTTCACCTGCAGCCATTACGACACTCCTGGAAACCTTCCAGAGTATGCAGAGCCACTTCCTCCAGAGCCCGAGTACGCCACCCCGTTTGGTGATCAGCCTTCAGAGTCCAGCCTCACAACTCTGTCAGGGATCTCTCACACTAACACACATGGACCTTCAACTGGTGCCAGAACGACACCAAGCCACAGTCAGTATGACTGCCCTTCACACAGGATGCTGTTCAATGGCTACTGCACTCCTGCTCTTCATGCCAGTGGCCCGCGACCAGTCAGTGCAATCTATGCAGAGCCAAAGTCATCTGACTCTTTACTACAGAAGCACACATATGAAGAGCCTTTGTGA
- the LOC110960249 gene encoding glucocorticoid modulatory element-binding protein 1-like isoform X1: MSGKTVGGGFRRLVCALNTMTVCVCVCVCVCVCVCVCVCVCVCVCDVDVNMRAWAFLRAALQGGVMAGAEVTVSSRELMAVKEEEGECSGNNHKTQVILHLQPILHGVNDDTADTGTTVLAIEAHHDDSKAEGEEVEYGYPITCGDSRAVLLFKKFVCPGINIRCVKFNDQLISPKQFVHLAGKATLKDWKRAIRLGGVMLRKMMDSGQIDFYQHDTVCSNTCRSTKFDVLINSTRLPPGTSVQPSLSCLALDPAGGQVPPLTGDAHNAADVEEPLEEKFSATTEWSAGPLRLLKPTTANGHSAKRKRADTPDEVLSLWKGVADSGLMGEVLSSLQTELLTTFKGVELRSERANLQETDAVILNSLCEMFGLLDSVKQTLDLRRSRNEENKIHSSVYVLDEILEEQRKKSCDKSTIYKTSSLKHLRPQRQSQSNSQNLLSSVKTSSVIQPLSVPGLSAASYAQLTINPQLFTHFSALTGQHHRAGAGRTDRDGHGATLEREYEISEAGNQEKVHRLGQTGSEKKDTSGIHKEPGQRETVKFREDSGIRSDAAEETEGLHDIEKVIIGRKASKKHKSK; this comes from the exons ATGTCAGGAAAGACAGTCGGGGGAGGCTTTCGTCGACTTGTCTGTGCATTAAATACCatgaccgtgtgtgtgtgtgtgtgtgtgtgtgtgtgtgtgtgtgtgtgtgtgtgtgtgtgtgtgtgtgtgtgtgtgtgtgatgtggatGTAAACATGCGTGCTTGGGCTTTTCTGCGTGCAGCTCTGCAGGGAGGGGTGATGGCGGGTGCTGAGGTCACTGTGTCTTCAAGGGAACTGATGGCGgtgaaggaagaggagggggagtGCAGTGGCAACAACCATAAGACTCAAGTAATCCTGCACCTGCAGCCCATTCTGCACGG GGTAAATGATGACACTGCTGACACTGGAACTACAGTCCTGGCCATAGAGGCTCATCATG ATGACAGTAAAGCGGAAGGAGAGGAGGTTGAGTATGGCTACCCCATCACTTGTGGAGACAGCAGGGCGGTGCTGCTCTTCAAGAAGTTTGTGTGCCCTGGAATCAACATCCGATGTGTCAAA TTCAATGACCAGCTCATCAGTCCGAAGCAGTTTGTGCACTTGGCAGGAAAAGCCACTCTGAAGGACTGGAAACGGGCCATCAGACTGGGAGGGGTTATGCTCAG GAAAATGATGGACTCCGGCCAGATAGATTTCTACCAGCACGACACTGTATGCAGCAACACCTGCCGCAGCACTAAATTTGATGTGCTGATCAACAGCACACGGCTTCCTCCAGGGACCTCAGTGCAGCCGAGCCTGTCGTGTCTGGCTCTTGACCCTGCTGGAGGACAGGTGCCTCCCTTGACAG GAGATGCACACAATGCAGCAGATGTAGAGGAGCCTTTGGAGGAGAAGTTCAGTGCAACAACAGAGTGGAGCGCCGGTCCGCTGCGACTTCTGAAGCCCACAACAGCCAATGGACATTCTGCCAAGAGAAAGAGGGCTGACACGCCTG ACGAAGTATTGAGTCTGTGGAAGGGTGTGGCGGACTCTGGGCTGATGGGAGAGGTCCTGTCTAGTCTCCAGACTGAATTATTAACCACTTTTAAAGGAGTGGAGCTTCGCAGTGAGCGAGCCAACCTGCAGGAAACAG aTGCCGTCATCCTTAATTCCTTGTGTGAGATGTTTGGGCTTTTAGACTCAGTGAAGCAAACTCTGGACCTGAGGCGAAGCCGGAATGAGGAGAATAAAATCCACAGCAGTGTTTATG TGTTGGATGAGATcttggaggagcagaggaagaagagTTGCGATAAAAGCACAATTTACAAAACGTCATCATTAAAACACCTTCGCCCTCAACGTCAAAGCCAGTCAAACAGCCAGAACTTGCTGTCTTCCGTCAAAACAAGCTCAGTGATCCAGCCTCTCTCTGTTCCCGGCCTATCTGCTGCATCTTACGCTCAGCTCACAATAAACCCTCAGCTATTTACCCACTTTTCTGCTCTCACCGGCCAACATCATCGAGCCGGAGCCGGCAGGACGGACAGGGACGGCCACGGTGCCACGCTGGAGAGGGAGTACGAGATCAGTGAGGCAGGAAACCAGGAGAAGGTTCACCGGCTGGGACAGACGGGCAGCGAGAAGAAAGACACCTCAGGGATCCACAAAGAGCCTGGACAGAGAGAGACTGTGAAGTTTCGGGAAGACTCGGGAATTAGAAGCGACGCGGCAGAGGAGACAGAAGGCTTGCATGACATTGAAAAGGTGATTATAGGGAGGAAGGCATCAAAGAAACATAAAAGTAAGTGA